The genomic region CTAGTTTTGTTAAAGTGCTGCTGGCTGCCCACCCCTAATGGGATTGTTCATAACGCTGAATGAGAGGAGCCAGTCCAGTCTTGCTGCCTGTGGTGCTGCGGCCAGTGCCTCTGCTACTGAATCAGAGAGCCAAGGGAACCTGGGTgattccagctgctgctgctggagcggGGAAGTTTTATCAGTTCAGTTGCTGTTAGCAGTGGCATAGTGAgccttgctttgtcttttgtgtttaTGTTGTGAAAATATCTAACCATTTATATTCACCATTTTACTCCATGAAAGTCATGTTCTGTACCTAAGacaaaatttcatttgaatCTGAATTGTGTTTGTGCATTGAAATTACAAGTAGATCGTTTTAAGATGTGTGCTTTATTACCTACTgaagagactttttttcctctttcagttattctttttttcttttaagctgtGGTTACTTGTGACTTTaggaagaggtaaaaaaaaaagcaagtgtgGGAACCAAAAATGCTTGGTAGACAGTTACTCGGTTTTTATGTACAGGAATCGCAGCTATTCCTTACGGCAGACTGCCTGTATTCTTTTCACTTAGTGTAATCACTTATAACCTCATATAGTTACTAATCAGTCTACTTGGACATTAAAAATACAGGTAGTGCTTTATAGGATAATATCGATACATTTTGGTATTTCTTATTACACATAGGAAAATTTTAATGGAAACTTTCATCTTTTTGTTACTAAAATGGGGGAATTAAAGGCATTTGATGGCGctgaaacttattttttattccattttctatACAGACAACATAAATTTAGGACTAgtgcccttctccatctgcaaCAGGATGCTCATGATCGACAGTGTGGGAGCAGCACAGACATCCATGGTTTATTAGGCCATAATTATGTTCACAACTAATTATACCAAAAGCAAAGTATAACTTTGATCTGTTTGTGTGTGTCAGACCCTTCAGCACCCTAATGACTAATTCTAACAATATTTTTCAACAGGAGACTTTTCACATCACCTCGGACTCGGAAGCAACACTTGTTGTTCGTATTACACAGGAACTCACAGAAGCTTTGAAGGCCttttgtgaaaagaaagcagcagtaagTAACTTGATCTGGACCAGAGTTGTTTTACCGTTGGGACGAAAGGAGTGGTTGAACTCGTTGTGTTAACACCCTGCCAAACTCTTACAGTTCAGGCATAGGTCAGCCTGCCCCCTGCCCCAAGTTAAATatacttttacttttttttttttagtttctttctaaaatacatTGGTTATGTGGCACACTTCTGTTAGTTTTCTGTCATCTTccatgtattttgtttttcctttgcatgtGTTCTCCCCCTGTTTTGGGCACCATTTTACTTCATGATGTGTGATTGTCATCCTTCTTTTGCTGTTGGTCGTTTGCTTGATAGCTTTGCTTCTGAGGTTTATCAGGCTGTAAGTGCTGCCTCAATGCGTCACTTCTTTCTTCTGTGGGCATGCGGATAAGCCTTTCTTTCTGGTGACTTGCAGCTTTGCTCCCACTTAAGAGCTATAATCTATTAAGGCTAAGGTAGGCAAGATGTTGCTGTCTTTTTGTTGGTCCTAACAAATTTCCATAGCTTCTTTGCATAAAAATTGAATACCTGTAGTTAAAAGGGTCTGAGGAAGGACCCGAATCTGTACAGAAATAGAAGGTACACCTCTGGCAGGTACTCGTTCACAAAATTCAGGATGTGTTTTTCTGCAAGATATTTCAGGCTGGCTTCTTGGGCATTAATAACAAATTCCATATCAGCTGAGCTATGGTAAATATCTTTGTGTAAATGCCACCACCACTTTTTTTAAGAGCTATGTTTTCAAAAGTGTCATGCATTTGGATATAGTACAGTTCTCATGAGCTAGTTAAAAATTATTACCATAGCTTAATCTGAGCTCATTCCCTTCTGTGTTCCCCAGCTAGAGACAGGATTTGCATATGTACCAGTTTTATATTTTAGCCACCACGGGATGTTAATGAATGTGGggcaataaagaaaagaaatctgaaacagGTGACATTGTCTTCCCTAGACACTTAATTCTGTTCTCTGGACACATACCTTTTCCAAGTAGTACTTTCAAAAACTGTGGTTTAATGTGCTAACGGTGAACAATACATTCTTCATATAGAGTTTGCTGTCACCTAAAATTGTCCTCTCCTGGCTTTCTATGGGGAATTTGCCagctattttttgttttagaatGCTCAAGATTTAagtttaaaaccaaacatttttgaCCTTTTGCTTTACCTAGGTTAATTATACTAACAGTCTGAGGCCACTGATGTCAATATCTCATGATGAAATTCcaggaaggaaaagcatccCAAAACACTATATGCCATATGGAAAGTCCAAAGGtaacttaattattttgttctgcttGTTTAAGTCTGCTCTTAAACTTGCACAGTTTGCAAAAATTTACTATTATTGCCAGCTGCTATTGACTCTGCTAGAGTCTTTGCCCTCCAAGTCAGTTCAGGATTGTTTCCTGAAGCGTTAATGACTTCAGCGTTGACTGTCTGAGAACACTTCTCTCTCTCTAAACAGTACTGCAGCAGTAAAGGTTATTGGGAATGCAAGCAGTAACCTTTCCTAATCTATTTAACTtgaggatttggggtgaaaagatGCTGGACTCGAGTAGGGCACAAAGACAGGAGAAGGTGACTTCGTAAAACCTCGAAGTAATTGCGTTTGCAGTTGctcttttaatattttgctaACTTTTAGTGccacttatttatttctttattcaggAAATCCTAACTGGAATCAAGGTTATTTCCCTCAGTATGAAGAGCGTTCTGCAGATGCTTCTGTTGCTTCCGCTACCTCATACAGTAACCAAACAGATGACGGATCATCTTCCTATGGACTGAGATCCAATGACTTTGCAATGATGTCTGCACTCAGGGACTCTTTTGCTCTTAAGACTGGAAGTCCTGCCAGTTGTATCAGTGAATGGCTGAGACGGTTTAGCCAGTCTGCTTCTGGCAGTAATTCAGCTGGTGAAGCGACTTCCTGCGAGACTAATCCAGTGACTGAGTACTCAGCAGAATATGTGTCCAGCGATGTGCAAGGAAGTGAGCTCCCTGGTAACAGAATCTCGTACGGCAGGGAAAGTACAAATGTGAAGAATCAACAAACTTGTACAAATACAAGGAGTATAAGTGATCAAGGATTACCCTGTCCCAGTTCTTCTGCCTCATATAGTTCATCTGGAAGATATTCCACGAAGTATCCTTTGCAAAGCTATTCCTCTTACAAGAATAATGAATCTGTGAGTACTTGTACATCTTCTGCAAATTCTGCTGCTTTGGGAGGAAGTGGCTGCAGGTGGAATGAGGAGCCTAGGTGGAACGAAGACTCTAGGTGTAACAAGGACTCTAGTTGCAATGAGGAGACTAGGTGGAACGAGGACTCTAGGTGGAACGAGGACTCTAGGTGGAACGAGGACTCTAGGTGGAACGAGGACTCTAGGTGGAACGAGGACTCTAGGTGGAACGAGGACTCTAGGTGGAACGAGGACTCTAGGTGGAACGAGGACTCTAGGTGGAACGAGGACTCCAAGTGGAACCGAGAGCCTAAGTGGAACGAGGACTCCAAGTGGAACCGAGAGCATAGGTGGAATGAGGACTCTGGTTACAATGAGGAGCCTAGGTGGAACAAAGACTCTAGGTGGAACAAGGACTCTGGTTACAATGAGGAGCCTAGGTGGAACAAAGACTTTAGGTGGAATGAAGACTCTAGTTGCAATGAGGACTCTAGGTGGAACAAGGACTCTAGGTGGAACGAGGACTCCAAGTGGAACCAAGAGCCTAGGTGGAACCAGGAGCCTAGGTGGAACCAGGAATCTAAGTGTCAAGGATTTGGGCATCAGAAGTCAGGCTACAAGAACGATTGGAGTTCACATCAGTACTCATTTCCTGGCAGCGTTTCGTACAGAGATTACCAGAGGTTCAGAAGCTCAGATAAAATGTTTGATGAAGATGCTGTTGGTTTTAATCCCAACATTTTGAACAGATTATGAGGAAAAGACACACCTACAACGACCAGGATGCTCAAACAGCTGGCTCCATATTATCCAGAAGTTCAAAGTAAGATTGTGACTAATTCTCAGGTAAAATGAGTTACATCAACACAGTTTTTAATATAAGTGGGGATTGTGTGTTGCAGAGGTGGGATGCTCCCTTCAGAGGAGTTGAGTTCATTTTGCTCAACCCTTGTATCAGGTGAAGAATGTCTCTCTGAGGTTAACTGCCTCTCTGAGG from Phaenicophaeus curvirostris isolate KB17595 chromosome 3, BPBGC_Pcur_1.0, whole genome shotgun sequence harbors:
- the LOC138718773 gene encoding uncharacterized protein isoform X4; translated protein: MSAVTEEVKPEDGKLEHEKKIFYCEVCKVPCMSSISLQSHYRGAKHRKKEKALRPKTVYCPPAPVQTWMKCETQRPVKRGLTKHITCLKDFMNDPKREEPLVGLEHVVEIRFEGRKEPHYECKLCGFNTEMAPMIEHLSGYKHRRAYISKEFPAKMKRKTTDVKECKVSFLRRIAGELEKTEGLKMYKIEGYVRPSISPPSKKKARWDDDYEHENDPVRKQKALEFLETFHITSDSEATLVVRITQELTEALKAFCEKKAAVNYTNSLRPLMSISHDEIPGRKSIPKHYMPYGKSKGNPNWNQGYFPQYEERSADASVASATSYSNQTDDGSSSYGLRSNDFAMMSALRDSFALKTGSPASCISEWLRRFSQSASGSNSAGEATSCETNPVTEYSAEYVSSDVQGSELPGNRISYGRESTNVKNQQTCTNTRSISDQGLPCPSSSASYSSSGRYSTKYPLQSYSSYKNNESVSTCTSSANSAALGGSGCRWNEEPRWNEDSRCNKDSSCNEETRWNEDSRWNEDSRWNEDSRWNEDSRWNEDSRWNEDSRWNEDSRWNEDSRWNEDSKWNREPKWNEDSKWNREHRWNEDSKWNQEPRWNQEPRWNQESKCQGFGHQKSGYKNDWSSHQYSFPGSVSYRDYQRFRSSDKMFDEDAVGFNPNILNRL
- the LOC138718773 gene encoding uncharacterized protein DDB_G0283357-like isoform X5 produces the protein MKCETQRPVKRGLTKHITCLKDFMNDPKREEPLVGLEHVVEIRFEGRKEPHYECKLCGFNTEMAPMIEHLSGYKHRRAYISKEFPAKMKRKTTDVKECKVSFLRRIAGELEKTEGLKMYKIEGYVRPSISPPSKKKARWDDDYEHENDPVRKQKALEFLETFHITSDSEATLVVRITQELTEALKAFCEKKAAVNYTNSLRPLMSISHDEIPGRKSIPKHYMPYGKSKGNPNWNQGYFPQYEERSADASVASATSYSNQTDDGSSSYGLRSNDFAMMSALRDSFALKTGSPASCISEWLRRFSQSASGSNSAGEATSCETNPVTEYSAEYVSSDVQGSELPGNRISYGRESTNVKNQQTCTNTRSISDQGLPCPSSSASYSSSGRYSTKYPLQSYSSYKNNESVSTCTSSANSAALGGSGCRWNEEPRWNEDSRCNKDSSCNEETRWNEDSRWNEDSRWNEDSRWNEDSRWNEDSRWNEDSRWNEDSRWNEDSRWNEDSKWNREPKWNEDSKWNREHRWNEDSGYNEEPRWNKDSRWNKDSGYNEEPRWNKDFRWNEDSSCNEDSRWNKDSRWNEDSKWNQEPRWNQEPRWNQESKCQGFGHQKSGYKNDWSSHQYSFPGSVSYRDYQRFRSSDKMFDEDAVGFNPNILNRL
- the LOC138718773 gene encoding uncharacterized protein isoform X1; protein product: MSAVTEEVKPEDGKLEHEKKIFYCEVCKVPCMSSISLQSHYRGAKHRKKEKALRPKTVYCPPAPVQTWMKCETQRPVKRGLTKHITCLKDFMNDPKREEPLVGLEHVVEIRFEGRKEPHYECKLCGFNTEMAPMIEHLSGYKHRRAYISKEFPAKMKRKTTDVKECKVSFLRRIAGELEKTEGLKMYKIEGYVRPSISPPSKKKARWDDDYEHENDPVRKQKALEFLETFHITSDSEATLVVRITQELTEALKAFCEKKAAVNYTNSLRPLMSISHDEIPGRKSIPKHYMPYGKSKGNPNWNQGYFPQYEERSADASVASATSYSNQTDDGSSSYGLRSNDFAMMSALRDSFALKTGSPASCISEWLRRFSQSASGSNSAGEATSCETNPVTEYSAEYVSSDVQGSELPGNRISYGRESTNVKNQQTCTNTRSISDQGLPCPSSSASYSSSGRYSTKYPLQSYSSYKNNESVSTCTSSANSAALGGSGCRWNEEPRWNEDSRCNKDSSCNEETRWNEDSRWNEDSRWNEDSRWNEDSRWNEDSRWNEDSRWNEDSRWNEDSRWNEDSKWNREPKWNEDSKWNREHRWNEDSGYNEEPRWNKDSRWNKDSGYNEEPRWNKDFRWNEDSSCNEDSRWNKDSRWNEDSKWNQEPRWNQEPRWNQESKCQGFGHQKSGYKNDWSSHQYSFPGSVSYRDYQRFRSSDKMFDEDAVGFNPNILNRL
- the LOC138718773 gene encoding uncharacterized protein isoform X3; the protein is MSAVTEEVKPEDGKLEHEKKIFYCEVCKVPCMSSISLQSHYRGAKHRKKEKALRPKTVYCPPAPVQTWMKCETQRPVKRGLTKHITCLKDFMNDPKREEPLVGLEHVVEIRFEGRKEPHYECKLCGFNTEMAPMIEHLSGYKHRRAYISKEFPAKMKRKTTDVKECKVSFLRRIAGELEKTEGLKMYKIEGYVRPSISPPSKKKARWDDDYEHENDPVRKQKALEFLETFHITSDSEATLVVRITQELTEALKAFCEKKAAVNYTNSLRPLMSISHDEIPGRKSIPKHYMPYGKSKGNPNWNQGYFPQYEERSADASVASATSYSNQTDDGSSSYGLRSNDFAMMSALRDSFALKTGSPASCISEWLRRFSQSASGSNSAGEATSCETNPVTEYSAEYVSSDVQGSELPGNRISYGRESTNVKNQQTCTNTRSISDQGLPCPSSSASYSSSGRYSTKYPLQSYSSYKNNESVSTCTSSANSAALGGSGCRWNEEPRWNEDSRCNKDSSCNEETRWNEDSRWNEDSRWNEDSRWNEDSRWNEDSRWNEDSRWNEDSRWNEDSRWNEDSKWNREPKWNEDSKWNREHRWNEDSGYNEEPRWNKDSRWNKDSGYNEEPSCNEDSRWNKDSRWNEDSKWNQEPRWNQEPRWNQESKCQGFGHQKSGYKNDWSSHQYSFPGSVSYRDYQRFRSSDKMFDEDAVGFNPNILNRL
- the LOC138718773 gene encoding uncharacterized protein isoform X2; the protein is MSAVTEEVKPEDGKLEHEKKIFYCEVCKVPCMSSISLQSHYRGAKHRKKEKALRPKTVYCPPAPVQTWMKCETQRPVKRGLTKHITCLKDFMNDPKREEPLVGLEHVVEIRFEGRKEPHYECKLCGFNTEMAPMIEHLSGYKHRRAYISKEFPAKMKRKTTDVKECKVSFLRRIAGELEKTEGLKMYKIEGYVRPSISPPSKKKARWDDDYEHENDPVRKQKALEFLTFHITSDSEATLVVRITQELTEALKAFCEKKAAVNYTNSLRPLMSISHDEIPGRKSIPKHYMPYGKSKGNPNWNQGYFPQYEERSADASVASATSYSNQTDDGSSSYGLRSNDFAMMSALRDSFALKTGSPASCISEWLRRFSQSASGSNSAGEATSCETNPVTEYSAEYVSSDVQGSELPGNRISYGRESTNVKNQQTCTNTRSISDQGLPCPSSSASYSSSGRYSTKYPLQSYSSYKNNESVSTCTSSANSAALGGSGCRWNEEPRWNEDSRCNKDSSCNEETRWNEDSRWNEDSRWNEDSRWNEDSRWNEDSRWNEDSRWNEDSRWNEDSRWNEDSKWNREPKWNEDSKWNREHRWNEDSGYNEEPRWNKDSRWNKDSGYNEEPRWNKDFRWNEDSSCNEDSRWNKDSRWNEDSKWNQEPRWNQEPRWNQESKCQGFGHQKSGYKNDWSSHQYSFPGSVSYRDYQRFRSSDKMFDEDAVGFNPNILNRL